A single window of Prionailurus viverrinus isolate Anna chromosome F1, UM_Priviv_1.0, whole genome shotgun sequence DNA harbors:
- the SERTAD4 gene encoding SERTA domain-containing protein 4 gives MTLVLSMNRFCEPIVSEGAAEIAGYQTLWEADSYGGPSPPGPAQAPLQGDRGAGPPLAGSHYRGISNPITTSKITYFKRKYVEEEDFHPPLSSCSHKTISIFEERAHILYMSLEKLKFIDDPEVYLRRSVLINNLMKRIHGEIIMQSNWCFPACSFNGTSAQEWFMAQDCPYRKRPRMAKEECEKFHACCFYQECGGHYLNVPLSVHASVGSASTTVPSSSSSSSSSPPLPLPSCSHQVDFDVGSAPIYKGDGQIPANEIFVTNVRSLGVQEKATLSDEKANHDTNRDGGPVSHEPVGNDLAFECKGQFYDYFETAYNEKSNVSESWKKSLRKKEPSPSNKLCCSKGSKI, from the exons ATGACTCTGGTTCTGTCCATGAATAGATTCTGCGAGCCCATTGTCTCGGAAGGAGCTGCTGAAATTGCTGGGTACCAGACACTATGGGAGGCTGACAGCTACGGAGGCCCAAGCCCCCCTGGGCCAGCACAGGCTCCTCTGCAGGGAGACCGGGGAGCCGGTCCCCCACTGGCAG GATCACATTACAGGGGAATTTCAAATCCTATAACAACATCCAAGATCACATACTTTAAGAGGAAGTATGTGGAAGAAGAGGATTTTCACCCACCACTCAGCAGCTGTAGCCataaa ACCATCTCAATTTTTGAGGAACGAGCCCACATCCTTTATATGTCATTAGAAAAGCTAAAGTTTATCGATGATCCTGAGGTATACCTGCGAAGATCTGTCCTTATAAACAATTTGATGAAAAGGATCCATGGAGAAATCATCATGCAGAGTAACTGGTGCTTTCCTGCCTGCTCTTTCAATGGCACCTCTGCTCAAGAGTGGTTCATGGCTCAAGACTGTCCCTACCGAAAACGACCACGGATGGCCAAAGAGGAGTGTGAAAAATTTCATGCCTGCTGCTTTTACCAAGAATGTGGTGGTCACTACCTAAATGTACCCCTTTCTGTCCATGCTAGCGTTGGAAGTGCCTCCACCactgtcccctcttcctcctcatcctcctcttcctctccccctctaccTTTACCGAGTTGTTCCCACCAGGTGGATTTTGACGTAGGCAGCGCACCTATTTACAAGGGTGATGGCCAGATACCTGCCAATGAAATCTTTGTTACCAATGTCAGGTCGCTAGGTGTTCAGGAAAAGGCCACCTTAAGTGATGAGAAAGCAAATCATGACACCAACAGGGATGGTGGCCCCGTAAGCCATGAACCTGTGGGAAATGACCTGGCTTTTGAGTGCAAAGGccaattttatgattattttgagaCTGCATATAATGAAAAAAGCAATGTGAGCGAGTCTTGGAAAAAATCCTTAAGGAAAAAGGAGCCTTCACCAAGTAACAAACTGTGCTGCAGCAAAGGGAGTAAAATATGA